Proteins encoded within one genomic window of Actinoplanes octamycinicus:
- a CDS encoding NUDIX hydrolase, which produces MSRGVLLDRPADLPSWFEPLLTRAGRCRTEDFSTLRQPAGSNGRSSAVLVLLGESPPAADTPGGPDLLVLQRAATMRNHAGQPAFPGGATDPEDADAVATALREADEEVGLVAASAEPLALLPELWIPVSRFSVTPVLAWWRQPHPVRPRQVTEVAHVARLPISELADPANRIRVRHPSGWIGPAFQVRGMLVWGFTAGVISVLLDMAGWTRPWEPGRVVELPDAAAPVPAARGGAPDEVVP; this is translated from the coding sequence ATGAGCCGGGGCGTGCTGCTGGACCGGCCGGCGGACCTCCCGTCCTGGTTCGAGCCGCTGCTGACCCGGGCCGGCCGGTGCCGGACCGAGGACTTCAGCACGCTGCGCCAGCCGGCCGGCAGCAACGGGCGGTCCAGCGCGGTGCTGGTGCTGCTCGGCGAGAGCCCGCCGGCCGCGGACACCCCGGGCGGCCCCGACCTGCTGGTCCTGCAGCGGGCCGCGACCATGCGCAACCACGCCGGCCAGCCGGCCTTTCCGGGCGGCGCCACCGACCCGGAGGACGCCGACGCGGTCGCCACCGCGCTGCGCGAGGCGGACGAGGAGGTCGGGCTGGTCGCGGCCAGCGCCGAGCCGCTCGCTCTGCTGCCCGAGCTGTGGATCCCGGTCAGCCGGTTCTCGGTCACCCCGGTGCTGGCCTGGTGGCGGCAGCCGCACCCGGTCCGGCCGCGGCAGGTCACCGAGGTGGCGCACGTCGCCCGGCTGCCGATCAGTGAACTCGCCGACCCCGCGAACCGTATCCGGGTGCGACACCCCAGCGGCTGGATCGGACCGGCCTTCCAGGTCCGCGGCATGCTCGTCTGGGGTTTCACCGCGGGGGTGATCTCAGTGCTGCTGGACATGGCGGGCTGGACGCGACCGTGGGAGCCGGGACGCGTCGTGGAGCTGCCGGACGCCGCCGCCCCGGTGCCGGCGGCGCGCGGCGGCGCACCCGACGAGGTGGTGCCGTGA
- a CDS encoding TlpA family protein disulfide reductase encodes MTRAFLPAVAALMLLAGCTAAAGSGTDDDTPSPFAACAAPADSTGSRLPDITLDCFTGGAPVRLAGLRGPAVINIWSSFCGPCRTELPVIQQLADKTAGKLTVLGVDTGDTRDAAASFGADHGVSLPTLFDPEQKLVAALGAVNLPNTVFVDATGKFYLHRLPMDAAELSDLVAEHTGVTVPR; translated from the coding sequence GTGACCCGGGCTTTTCTGCCGGCCGTGGCGGCCCTGATGCTGCTCGCCGGGTGCACCGCCGCCGCCGGGAGCGGCACCGATGACGACACCCCGTCCCCGTTCGCGGCCTGCGCCGCCCCCGCCGACAGCACCGGCAGCCGCCTGCCGGACATCACGCTCGACTGCTTCACCGGCGGCGCCCCGGTCCGGCTGGCCGGGCTGCGCGGCCCCGCGGTGATCAACATCTGGTCGTCGTTCTGCGGCCCGTGCCGCACCGAGCTCCCGGTCATCCAGCAGCTCGCCGACAAGACCGCGGGCAAGCTCACCGTGCTCGGTGTGGACACCGGGGACACCCGGGACGCGGCCGCCTCGTTCGGCGCCGACCACGGGGTCAGCCTGCCCACCCTGTTCGACCCGGAGCAGAAACTGGTCGCCGCCCTCGGCGCGGTCAACCTGCCCAATACGGTCTTCGTCGACGCCACCGGCAAGTTCTACCTGCACCGGCTGCCGATGGACGCCGCCGAGCTGTCCGACCTGGTGGCCGAGCACACCGGTGTGACGGTTCCGCGATGA